The Micromonospora siamensis genome contains the following window.
GTCCCCCTGGGAGTCGCATCTGCCGGGTGGTTGGGACGAGATGAACTCCCCGGCCGCGTTCCGTTGGGTCCACAAGGACCAGCGGCGGTCGGCGCGTACCGGTGAGGGGATGCCGTTCGCGGTCTGCCTGCGCGAGGGCGGCCGGGAGCGGCTGGTCGGGCACCTGAACGTGGGCAGCATCGTGCGCCGCGCGTTCTGCTCCGGCTACGTGGGCTACTGGGTGGACTCCCGGGTGGCCGGTCAGGGCGTGATCCCCACCGCGATGGCGCTCGCCGTCGACCACGCCTTCGGGCCGGGCGGCCTGCACCGGATCGAGGTGAACATCCGGCCGGAGAACCGACCGTCCCGGCGGGTGGTGGAGAAGCTGGGCTTCCGCGAGGAGTCGTACCACGTGCGGTACATGCACATCGACGGCGCCTGGCGTGACCACATCGGATACGCGATGACCAGCGAAGAAGTCGCCGCGGAGGGTGGCCTGCTGGCCCGTTGGCACCGGGTGCGCAACCTCGCGGGGTGAAGCGGCCCACCCTGGCGTTCCCGGCGCGGCGCGCTGTCATCCGCGTCGGCGGCCCGTAACCTCAAGTGACTGCAAGCTGTGGCAAGCGCT
Protein-coding sequences here:
- a CDS encoding GNAT family N-acetyltransferase, whose translation is MSWLRRPAGWPVELADGPVLLRPYRRSDAVAWSEVRRANQAWLSPWESHLPGGWDEMNSPAAFRWVHKDQRRSARTGEGMPFAVCLREGGRERLVGHLNVGSIVRRAFCSGYVGYWVDSRVAGQGVIPTAMALAVDHAFGPGGLHRIEVNIRPENRPSRRVVEKLGFREESYHVRYMHIDGAWRDHIGYAMTSEEVAAEGGLLARWHRVRNLAG